One segment of Rhodopirellula baltica SH 1 DNA contains the following:
- the atpE gene encoding ATP synthase F0 subunit C: MLELAMMLAQEIASYDFGRMGLGIGIGLIIIGAALGIGRIGGSAVDAMSRQPEAGGRIQTAMIIAAALIEGATVIALVFILLCRG; this comes from the coding sequence ATGTTAGAACTGGCAATGATGTTGGCCCAAGAAATCGCTTCCTACGACTTCGGCCGCATGGGTCTGGGGATCGGAATCGGATTGATCATTATCGGTGCCGCTTTGGGCATTGGTCGCATCGGTGGCAGTGCTGTCGACGCGATGTCACGTCAGCCTGAAGCTGGCGGACGCATCCAAACGGCGATGATCATCGCGGCTGCACTGATCGAAGGTGCAACCGTCATCGCATTGGTGTTCATTCTGTTGTGCCGCGGCTAG
- the atpF gene encoding F0F1 ATP synthase subunit B, translating to MKRLLAISSLTLLASLVLLVVSPARSLAAQDEVTVVDALADAADSEDGDHDHDHEGDDHGHDEAAGDEHGHGDGDHAATPLLSFDGGSAIWNLIIFLCVLAILSKFVWPAVLGGLQAREEKIREDLESAEKASAEAKQMLSDYQLKLDEAASQVQTMLADARRDAEANGQKIVDAAKVEAAAQRERALSDIENAKKVAMAEMAGQTSKLAMQVARSVVGRELSADDHADLIRQSMERLPSQN from the coding sequence ATGAAACGCTTGCTTGCAATTAGCTCGCTCACTTTGCTGGCCTCACTGGTGTTGTTGGTGGTTTCACCTGCACGCTCGTTGGCAGCACAAGATGAAGTGACCGTGGTGGACGCTCTTGCGGACGCGGCGGACAGCGAAGATGGCGATCACGACCATGATCACGAAGGTGATGACCATGGGCACGATGAAGCCGCCGGAGACGAACATGGTCACGGCGACGGCGATCATGCAGCGACTCCTCTGTTGTCGTTCGACGGTGGGTCGGCCATTTGGAACCTGATCATCTTCCTGTGCGTCTTGGCGATTCTGTCCAAATTCGTTTGGCCAGCCGTCCTGGGCGGTTTGCAGGCTCGCGAAGAAAAGATTCGCGAAGATTTGGAATCGGCTGAAAAGGCCAGTGCCGAAGCAAAGCAAATGCTGAGCGATTACCAGTTGAAATTGGACGAGGCGGCCAGCCAAGTTCAAACGATGCTGGCGGATGCTCGTCGTGACGCCGAAGCGAACGGTCAGAAGATTGTCGATGCTGCCAAAGTGGAAGCCGCCGCCCAACGCGAGCGAGCTTTGTCGGACATCGAGAATGCAAAGAAAGTTGCGATGGCTGAGATGGCCGGACAAACGTCCAAATTGGCCATGCAAGTTGCTCGCAGTGTGGTCGGTCGCGAATTGTCGGCTGACGATCACGCGGATTTGATTCGTCAATCGATGGAACGGCTGCCCAGCCAGAACTAA
- the atpH gene encoding ATP synthase F1 subunit delta yields the protein MVKLPSLKFLRRSTDETPNVSETASHSTVLDVGAEKLGKTYARALLAATQADGSTDAVVSDLNAICDEALLHNPKLQLAFQSPQIDADEKCRVVDRLFGGNSHPTLIKLMKVMAKRGRLGYLVAVRDAAVDLFDEAAGRVVAEVRTAVPMTEQLRGEVTQQLSSRFGKTVRLRESVDTELIGGMVIRVGDTVFDSSVASRLDKLGKSAAAGFARQLIEQSDRFSSSS from the coding sequence GTGGTCAAACTCCCTTCCCTGAAATTCCTACGACGCTCAACCGACGAGACCCCCAACGTGTCCGAAACCGCCTCGCATTCCACCGTCCTTGACGTCGGCGCCGAAAAACTCGGCAAGACCTACGCTCGGGCGTTGCTCGCTGCGACTCAAGCGGATGGATCCACCGATGCGGTTGTCAGTGATTTGAACGCGATTTGTGACGAAGCTTTGTTGCACAACCCCAAGCTGCAACTCGCATTTCAGTCGCCGCAAATCGACGCTGACGAGAAATGCCGTGTGGTGGATCGTTTGTTTGGTGGTAACAGTCATCCGACCTTGATCAAGCTGATGAAGGTGATGGCCAAACGTGGTCGACTCGGTTACTTGGTCGCAGTTCGCGATGCTGCGGTCGATTTGTTCGATGAAGCTGCAGGTCGAGTCGTCGCGGAAGTTCGCACGGCGGTTCCGATGACGGAACAGCTGCGTGGTGAAGTCACCCAACAACTTTCAAGCCGCTTTGGCAAAACCGTTCGCCTTCGTGAGTCAGTCGATACCGAACTGATCGGCGGCATGGTGATCCGAGTCGGCGACACCGTTTTTGATTCGTCAGTGGCCAGCCGATTGGACAAACTCGGCAAATCCGCTGCGGCTGGATTCGCTCGTCAATTGATCGAACAGTCGGATCGATTCAGTTCATCGTCGTGA
- the atpA gene encoding F0F1 ATP synthase subunit alpha → MKFNSDEIASVLQAEIEQFDNKIDVREVGTVLEVGDGIARVYGLSGVMAGEMVEFANGSIGLAFNLEENSVGVIILGDYLTIEEGQEVKALGTLLSVPAGDAVIGRVLDPLGNPLDGKGPVQTDITRPVEIIATGVAERKPVTEPLQTGIKAIDSMTPIGRGQRELIIGDRKTGKTAIAIDAILNQKGQGVKCFYIAIGQKDSAVASVVDVLERHGAMEYTTVIAAGASAPAPLQYVAPYAGTAMAEHFMFNGGHALVVYDDLSKQATAYRQMSLLMRRPPGREAYPGDVFYCHSRLLERSSKLSDELGGGSITSLPIIETLEGEVSAYIPTNVISITDGQIYVQPDLFFSGVRPAMNPGISVSRVGGAAQTKAMKKVSGGLRLQLAAFRALEAFAQLGTDLDPATQAELDRGYRMVELLKQPQYQPLSVAEQVISIYAGTNGHLDDVAVKEVQRFEKELLQYVHDKHSSLISDLTATPALSDEIAERIVAAVKEFKTVYKPATPAA, encoded by the coding sequence GTGAAATTCAATAGCGACGAGATCGCCTCTGTCTTGCAGGCCGAGATCGAACAGTTCGATAACAAAATTGACGTCCGCGAAGTCGGAACGGTCTTGGAAGTTGGTGACGGGATTGCTCGCGTCTACGGCTTGTCCGGCGTCATGGCCGGTGAAATGGTCGAGTTCGCCAACGGATCGATCGGACTGGCCTTCAACCTGGAAGAAAACAGCGTCGGGGTCATCATTCTGGGTGACTACCTGACGATCGAAGAAGGTCAAGAAGTCAAAGCACTCGGAACGCTGTTGTCCGTTCCAGCCGGAGATGCAGTCATCGGTCGAGTCCTCGATCCACTCGGGAACCCGTTGGACGGCAAAGGCCCCGTGCAAACCGACATCACCCGCCCGGTGGAAATCATCGCGACGGGCGTTGCTGAACGCAAACCAGTTACCGAGCCTCTGCAAACCGGTATCAAGGCCATCGACTCGATGACCCCGATCGGACGCGGTCAACGCGAACTGATCATCGGTGACCGCAAAACCGGTAAGACGGCCATCGCAATCGACGCGATCCTGAACCAAAAGGGTCAGGGCGTGAAGTGTTTCTACATCGCCATCGGCCAAAAGGACTCCGCCGTCGCTTCGGTCGTCGACGTCCTCGAGCGTCACGGTGCGATGGAATACACCACCGTCATCGCGGCGGGTGCCAGTGCACCAGCTCCTCTGCAATACGTGGCTCCTTATGCCGGAACCGCGATGGCAGAACACTTCATGTTCAACGGCGGACACGCCTTGGTCGTCTACGATGACTTGTCCAAACAAGCCACAGCGTATCGCCAAATGTCCTTGCTGATGCGTCGCCCACCAGGCCGCGAAGCTTACCCCGGTGACGTGTTCTACTGTCACAGTCGTTTGCTCGAGCGTTCGTCGAAGTTGTCCGATGAACTCGGTGGCGGTTCGATCACCAGCCTCCCGATCATCGAAACCCTCGAAGGCGAAGTGTCGGCTTACATTCCAACCAACGTGATTTCGATCACCGACGGTCAGATCTACGTTCAACCTGACTTGTTCTTCTCGGGCGTTCGTCCCGCTATGAACCCTGGTATCAGTGTCTCTCGCGTGGGTGGTGCCGCTCAAACGAAGGCCATGAAAAAGGTCTCCGGCGGTTTGCGTCTTCAGTTGGCGGCTTTCCGTGCTTTGGAAGCATTTGCTCAGCTCGGTACCGACTTGGATCCCGCGACCCAGGCCGAACTGGACCGTGGTTACCGCATGGTCGAGTTGCTCAAACAGCCACAGTACCAACCGCTTTCGGTCGCTGAGCAAGTCATCAGCATCTACGCCGGTACGAACGGTCACCTCGATGACGTTGCCGTCAAAGAAGTGCAAAGGTTCGAAAAGGAATTGTTGCAATACGTCCATGACAAGCACAGTTCATTGATCAGCGATCTGACCGCGACGCCAGCCTTGAGCGACGAAATCGCTGAACGCATCGTTGCGGCGGTCAAAGAGTTCAAGACTGTCTACAAACCCGCCACCCCTGCAGCCTGA
- the atpG gene encoding ATP synthase F1 subunit gamma, with product MANARALDKRRKSIRNIRKITRTMELIATARYKKAMDRAAAATAYTEQITKIVSRLADAGLDVQHPLLEQREKINTTRVLVLASNRGLCGGYNASILRTALPRIKSLRESIPNVIVDASGKRGVNGLKFRGIETEQRFLQFEDQPAYDDVEKIAEGYLAEYITGKIDRLDVVYTKFISTSKQEAVIETLLPLGSLGDESDSASDGSDDTNAEYEFLPSAESILEEVVPTSFKVKLFKCFLDAAVSEQVARMIAMKGATESAGDMIKQLSMTYNRARQSQITGEIMEIIGGVEALEG from the coding sequence ATGGCCAACGCACGTGCCCTCGATAAACGACGCAAGTCGATTCGCAACATCCGCAAGATCACGCGGACGATGGAGCTGATCGCAACGGCTCGGTACAAAAAAGCAATGGACCGCGCTGCCGCGGCCACGGCTTACACCGAGCAGATCACCAAAATTGTCTCGCGACTCGCTGATGCCGGGTTGGACGTGCAGCACCCGCTGTTGGAACAACGCGAAAAGATCAACACGACTCGCGTTCTGGTTCTGGCCAGCAACCGTGGTTTGTGCGGCGGATACAACGCTTCGATTCTGCGAACCGCTCTGCCCCGCATCAAGTCGCTTCGCGAATCGATTCCAAATGTGATCGTCGATGCCAGCGGTAAACGTGGCGTCAATGGTTTGAAGTTTCGTGGCATCGAAACGGAACAGCGTTTCTTGCAGTTCGAAGATCAACCGGCTTACGACGATGTCGAAAAGATCGCTGAAGGTTACTTGGCCGAATACATTACCGGCAAAATCGACCGTTTGGATGTCGTCTACACCAAGTTCATCAGCACATCGAAGCAAGAGGCCGTGATCGAAACCTTGCTTCCGCTTGGTTCCCTCGGCGACGAGTCAGATTCCGCTTCGGATGGTTCAGACGACACCAATGCCGAATACGAATTCCTTCCATCGGCGGAAAGCATTTTGGAAGAGGTCGTGCCGACCAGCTTCAAAGTCAAGTTGTTCAAGTGTTTCCTGGATGCGGCGGTGAGCGAACAAGTCGCTCGAATGATCGCGATGAAGGGAGCCACCGAAAGTGCCGGCGACATGATCAAACAGTTGTCGATGACCTACAACCGAGCCCGTCAAAGTCAAATCACCGGCGAAATCATGGAAATCATCGGCGGTGTCGAAGCCCTGGAAGGCTAA
- the atpD gene encoding F0F1 ATP synthase subunit beta — MSTATATGRVTQVIGSTFDAEFPEGQLPKIYNALTIQSEHKGVTIDLTGEVQQHLGGGRVRAIALGSTEGMMRGMNVVDTGKPVSVPVGKATLGRVFNVLGQPIDKRGDVQADDYWPIHRQAPPVNELSTNTELFETGIKVVDLLTPFVRGGKAGLFGGAGLGKTVILTELIARIASSHGGYSVFAGVGERTREGTDLWLEMQETEIGSTGRNVIEQTCMVFGQMNEPPGSRLRVALSALTMAEYFRDTTGADTLLFVDNIFRFSQAGSEVSALLGRMPSAVGYQPTLATEMGALQERITSTKQGAITSVQAVYVPADDPTDPAPATAFGQLDAFIYLERSISEKGIYPAIDPLASNSRILDPQYVGDRHYTIARRVQTILQRYRELQDIIAILGVDELSEEDKTIVHRARRIERFLSQPFLVAEVFIGKPGEITSLEDTIRSFEGICDGKYDHLPEQAFMYVGAIEQAEEQAKKMESK, encoded by the coding sequence ATGTCCACTGCAACCGCCACCGGCCGCGTCACTCAAGTCATCGGTTCAACCTTTGATGCCGAGTTTCCTGAAGGTCAACTGCCAAAGATCTACAACGCTTTGACAATCCAAAGCGAGCACAAAGGGGTCACCATTGACTTGACCGGCGAAGTGCAGCAACACCTCGGTGGTGGTCGTGTTCGTGCGATTGCTTTGGGTTCGACCGAAGGCATGATGCGAGGCATGAACGTGGTCGACACTGGCAAGCCAGTTTCGGTTCCCGTCGGAAAAGCCACCTTGGGTCGCGTCTTCAACGTTCTCGGGCAACCCATCGACAAACGTGGCGATGTTCAAGCCGACGATTACTGGCCCATTCACCGCCAGGCTCCTCCCGTCAACGAACTGTCAACGAACACCGAGCTGTTCGAAACGGGCATCAAGGTGGTTGACCTTCTGACCCCATTTGTTCGTGGTGGTAAGGCAGGTTTGTTCGGTGGTGCTGGTCTGGGCAAGACCGTGATTCTGACCGAGTTGATCGCTCGGATCGCATCGAGCCACGGTGGTTATTCGGTCTTCGCCGGTGTGGGTGAACGAACACGGGAAGGCACCGACCTCTGGTTGGAAATGCAAGAAACCGAGATCGGTTCGACCGGTCGCAACGTGATCGAGCAAACCTGCATGGTGTTCGGTCAAATGAACGAGCCACCAGGATCACGTCTGCGTGTTGCTCTGTCCGCACTGACCATGGCGGAATACTTCCGCGATACAACTGGTGCTGACACTCTGTTGTTCGTCGACAACATCTTCCGCTTCTCGCAAGCCGGTTCGGAAGTGTCCGCACTTCTCGGACGGATGCCATCGGCTGTGGGCTATCAGCCCACACTGGCAACCGAAATGGGTGCTCTGCAAGAACGGATTACTTCGACCAAGCAAGGTGCTATTACATCGGTGCAAGCCGTTTATGTGCCTGCCGATGACCCGACTGACCCCGCTCCGGCCACGGCGTTCGGTCAGCTCGACGCTTTCATTTACCTTGAGCGTTCGATTTCGGAAAAAGGGATTTATCCCGCCATCGACCCGTTGGCTTCGAACTCGCGAATTTTGGATCCTCAGTACGTCGGCGACCGTCACTACACGATCGCCCGCCGCGTTCAAACGATCTTGCAACGTTACCGCGAACTGCAAGACATCATCGCGATTCTCGGTGTCGACGAACTCAGCGAAGAAGACAAGACCATCGTTCACCGCGCACGCCGCATCGAACGATTCCTGTCGCAGCCCTTCCTCGTGGCAGAAGTCTTCATCGGCAAACCCGGTGAGATCACGTCTCTCGAAGACACGATCCGCAGCTTCGAAGGAATCTGTGACGGCAAGTACGATCACTTGCCCGAGCAAGCGTTCATGTACGTCGGTGCGATCGAGCAAGCCGAAGAGCAAGCCAAGAAGATGGAGTCCAAGTAA
- a CDS encoding F0F1 ATP synthase subunit epsilon → MSIRCVVVTPERTELDREADFVALPMFDGELGVQRGRAPMIGRLGYGVLRLQTVSGPERYFVDGGFAQVEDDVVNVLTGRAIPVDLLDNDEATKTLAEALDMPSSTPEQAQIKDAAVRRARGQLRASR, encoded by the coding sequence ATGTCCATTCGATGTGTCGTCGTCACGCCCGAACGAACCGAACTGGATCGGGAAGCTGACTTTGTAGCCTTGCCGATGTTCGATGGCGAACTTGGCGTCCAGCGCGGTCGTGCACCGATGATTGGCCGACTCGGCTACGGTGTGTTGCGTTTGCAGACGGTCAGCGGCCCCGAGCGTTACTTCGTCGACGGGGGTTTCGCCCAAGTCGAGGATGACGTCGTGAACGTTTTGACTGGACGAGCGATTCCCGTGGATTTGCTCGACAATGACGAAGCGACCAAGACATTGGCAGAAGCACTGGACATGCCCAGCAGCACTCCCGAGCAAGCTCAAATCAAAGACGCCGCCGTGCGTCGAGCTCGCGGGCAACTGCGAGCCAGCCGCTAG
- a CDS encoding toll/interleukin-1 receptor domain-containing protein, producing the protein MSDVGQTPQLTYPVSWDFPNTILLSRVESVVGRQNGVITPVALKDKVEEIQRLIEAFETEAAKFHHLQFHTYHITQEGGSILDRKFVQPNHAIMLWQYYGMLNTDDDIEELVTNINDSDLQWGLRGSALTFMGVIEGDATPLFVRMAARAGTMFDADEARYIESRVVSEIQDNEKSQGRSGKPTAAVNSNPLSVWLNYLLYHLSQVNPGRDKAHRIEPDPFSLSLLALERLANDQSVGKSDRSTYSLSDLNFKVAVSFPGEKRRYVSRVVDALRDPLGNDSVFYDFDYQAQLARPNLDTLLQRIYRDQSDLIVVFLCDEYAKKQWCGLEWRAIRDIIKSKEDERVMFVRFDDAEVDGMLSIDGYVDASNRTTKKIAEFILTSWRASKRRLTNKDLTSRGCDG; encoded by the coding sequence TTGAGTGATGTTGGTCAAACACCCCAACTCACTTACCCCGTATCCTGGGATTTCCCGAATACGATCCTACTGAGTAGGGTTGAGTCTGTTGTTGGGCGTCAAAACGGAGTCATCACGCCAGTGGCACTTAAAGACAAAGTTGAGGAAATCCAACGCCTGATCGAAGCTTTTGAAACCGAGGCCGCGAAATTCCATCACCTGCAGTTCCACACGTACCACATAACGCAAGAAGGCGGTTCCATCTTGGACCGCAAATTCGTCCAGCCCAATCACGCGATCATGTTGTGGCAATACTACGGCATGCTGAACACTGACGATGACATCGAAGAGTTGGTAACGAACATAAACGACAGCGACTTGCAGTGGGGCCTCCGCGGGTCTGCCCTCACCTTCATGGGTGTCATCGAAGGTGACGCCACACCACTGTTCGTCCGGATGGCAGCCCGTGCAGGCACCATGTTCGACGCCGACGAAGCCCGATACATCGAGTCGCGGGTCGTATCCGAAATCCAAGACAACGAGAAATCGCAAGGGCGTTCCGGTAAACCTACCGCCGCAGTCAATTCAAACCCGCTGTCCGTATGGCTCAACTACTTGCTGTATCACCTTTCACAGGTAAACCCTGGGCGGGACAAGGCTCATCGGATTGAACCGGACCCATTTTCCCTGTCGCTTCTTGCTTTGGAGCGACTCGCAAACGATCAATCTGTCGGCAAGAGCGATCGTTCTACGTACTCACTGTCCGACCTAAACTTCAAAGTCGCCGTCTCTTTTCCCGGTGAAAAGCGTCGATATGTTTCTCGCGTTGTTGACGCTCTGCGTGACCCACTTGGCAACGATTCTGTATTCTACGACTTCGATTACCAGGCGCAGTTGGCTCGGCCAAACCTCGATACACTGTTACAAAGAATCTACCGCGATCAATCCGACCTAATCGTGGTTTTCCTCTGCGATGAGTACGCCAAAAAGCAATGGTGCGGCTTGGAATGGCGGGCGATTCGCGACATCATCAAATCAAAAGAAGACGAACGCGTAATGTTCGTCAGATTTGATGACGCCGAAGTGGACGGCATGCTGTCTATTGACGGCTATGTCGATGCAAGCAATCGTACAACAAAGAAGATTGCTGAGTTCATACTCACGAGTTGGAGAGCTTCAAAAAGACGCCTAACCAATAAGGATTTGACTTCGCGTGGATGCGACGGTTGA
- a CDS encoding transposase: MPRPQRREQFDSGEVGIVHVVQRCVRRAFLAGVDHATGKDFSFRKEWIRRRMEALASVFAVDVLSYAIMSNHMHQILRNRPDVCAQWSDEEVAIRWLRVFPGRRLEEHLAEPTENDVQMLVRNKERLAEVRSRLSDISWFMRALAEPIARMANKQDECTGRFWEGRFKAQRIVDEAGLLACSMYVDLNPVRAAMSTTPETSPHTSAYDRIEARKGEQIPSAAFDLKPIPTEEAGCEIRETPVEILQEKRKAKRRNPTGKRIRRDGWLSPLTLSKTTLSAEPEVHTQGVRSSDRGFLHIRWSDYKRLLDWTAAQSVAGQVAELPNRLAHTLSEVGIDASMWRDLVWDWQKYFGKSSCVGRPESMKADAERNGHRHHRGQARASACFG, from the coding sequence ATGCCGCGGCCTCAGCGACGTGAACAGTTTGATTCCGGCGAAGTTGGGATCGTGCATGTCGTGCAGCGATGTGTCCGTCGAGCCTTTTTGGCTGGTGTCGATCACGCAACCGGCAAGGATTTCTCGTTTCGCAAAGAATGGATTCGTCGGCGGATGGAGGCTCTGGCGTCGGTGTTCGCCGTCGACGTTCTTTCTTACGCGATAATGAGCAATCACATGCATCAGATCCTCCGCAATCGGCCGGATGTTTGTGCGCAGTGGAGCGACGAAGAGGTGGCGATTCGCTGGCTGCGAGTCTTCCCCGGCCGACGTCTCGAAGAACACTTAGCCGAACCCACTGAAAACGACGTTCAGATGCTGGTTCGAAACAAAGAACGACTGGCCGAGGTCCGCAGTCGCTTATCTGATATTTCTTGGTTCATGAGAGCCCTGGCCGAACCGATCGCCCGTATGGCCAACAAGCAAGACGAGTGTACCGGCCGGTTCTGGGAAGGTCGCTTCAAAGCCCAACGAATTGTCGATGAAGCGGGCTTGCTCGCTTGCAGCATGTATGTCGACCTGAATCCAGTTCGAGCGGCCATGTCCACCACGCCCGAGACCAGCCCGCACACCAGTGCCTACGACCGAATCGAAGCTCGCAAGGGCGAACAAATCCCTTCCGCCGCGTTTGATCTCAAGCCGATTCCCACGGAAGAAGCCGGGTGCGAAATCCGCGAGACACCTGTCGAAATTCTCCAGGAAAAACGCAAGGCAAAGCGACGCAACCCAACGGGCAAACGCATTCGTCGCGACGGATGGCTCAGCCCGCTGACACTGAGCAAAACAACGCTTTCAGCAGAACCAGAAGTCCACACTCAAGGTGTTCGCAGCAGTGACCGCGGGTTCCTCCATATTCGATGGAGCGACTATAAGCGGTTGCTTGACTGGACAGCGGCGCAGTCAGTCGCCGGGCAAGTTGCCGAGCTGCCCAATCGTCTGGCCCATACGCTTTCCGAAGTCGGCATCGATGCGTCGATGTGGCGTGACTTGGTATGGGACTGGCAAAAGTACTTCGGCAAGTCCAGTTGCGTAGGCCGTCCGGAATCCATGAAAGCCGACGCGGAACGCAACGGCCATAGGCACCACCGAGGCCAAGCTCGAGCCTCGGCTTGTTTTGGCTGA
- a CDS encoding ATPase, T2SS/T4P/T4SS family, translating to MAKQSNEEVQLWQTVAPVEFVPRIKDNNELQALLISTRQGAGYAIAGGQIAHAITSRATHILMDFSKSACAIRYQIDGAWEQLPPLDRESGDAMLYALKQLCLMNPADRRGSQKGGMRVKLVKDKYQFNVQSQGVPTGERVICRLEAEEMPFKKLGDLGMRDKMIEQFKEKLNGSGNIVLITAKKSEGVSTFWNVAISAADRLVRDFQSFEPAESPEPEIINISPNLFGGDTGKTELEMVNRMVLREPDVLMFPNPPQPESLKVALEQVVAADRQVIHRMAAESAMPALLTFLGRYPECRSLIANNIGCVIHQRLVRRLCDNCKVGFEPPPKLLAQLGIPAGRVPLLYKPFIPPPIEQQVDENGRPAPITPCPVCNSRGYHGRIGLYEMLTPGPQLKAALAKTQDAGQLTAIAKSEGFRPVQSEAVLTVARGLTSLDELKRAFAKR from the coding sequence GTGGCAAAGCAATCCAACGAAGAAGTACAACTCTGGCAAACCGTCGCTCCCGTGGAATTCGTTCCTCGGATCAAAGACAACAACGAATTGCAAGCGTTGCTGATCAGCACCCGCCAAGGCGCCGGCTACGCCATCGCTGGCGGCCAAATTGCGCACGCGATCACGTCGCGAGCCACGCACATCCTGATGGATTTTTCAAAGTCCGCCTGTGCGATTCGCTATCAGATTGACGGGGCATGGGAACAGCTACCACCGCTGGATCGCGAAAGCGGTGACGCGATGCTGTACGCATTGAAACAACTGTGCTTGATGAATCCGGCCGATCGTCGCGGCAGCCAAAAAGGCGGCATGCGAGTCAAGTTGGTCAAAGACAAGTATCAATTCAACGTTCAATCACAAGGCGTGCCCACCGGCGAACGTGTGATCTGTCGTTTGGAAGCCGAAGAGATGCCGTTCAAGAAATTGGGCGACCTCGGCATGCGAGACAAAATGATCGAACAGTTCAAAGAGAAACTGAACGGTTCGGGCAACATCGTCCTGATCACGGCCAAGAAAAGCGAAGGTGTTTCGACTTTCTGGAACGTCGCCATCAGTGCCGCTGACCGCTTGGTCCGCGACTTCCAATCGTTCGAACCCGCTGAATCACCCGAACCCGAGATCATCAACATCTCGCCCAACTTGTTTGGTGGAGACACGGGAAAAACCGAACTCGAGATGGTCAACCGAATGGTTCTGCGTGAACCGGATGTGTTGATGTTCCCCAACCCACCGCAGCCCGAATCACTGAAGGTTGCGTTGGAACAAGTCGTCGCCGCCGACCGACAAGTCATCCACCGGATGGCGGCCGAAAGTGCGATGCCCGCCTTGCTAACTTTCTTGGGACGTTACCCGGAATGTCGCAGCCTGATCGCAAACAACATCGGCTGTGTAATTCATCAGCGATTGGTTCGACGTTTATGTGACAACTGCAAAGTCGGGTTTGAACCGCCTCCAAAGCTGCTCGCTCAACTGGGCATCCCGGCTGGTCGAGTTCCGTTGCTCTACAAACCGTTCATTCCACCACCGATCGAACAACAAGTCGACGAGAACGGACGCCCTGCACCAATCACACCGTGCCCCGTCTGCAATTCACGAGGCTATCACGGTCGCATCGGATTGTACGAGATGCTGACACCAGGCCCGCAACTCAAAGCGGCATTGGCCAAGACCCAGGACGCCGGCCAATTGACCGCGATCGCCAAATCCGAAGGTTTCCGCCCCGTCCAATCCGAAGCCGTCCTCACGGTCGCGCGAGGACTGACCAGCCTCGACGAACTCAAGCGAGCGTTTGCCAAACGCTGA